In a genomic window of Mastomys coucha isolate ucsf_1 unplaced genomic scaffold, UCSF_Mcou_1 pScaffold19, whole genome shotgun sequence:
- the Dbf4 gene encoding protein DBF4 homolog A isoform X1 produces MSLETMRIHSKAPLPGGIQDKNEKNRPSLKSLKADNRLEKSKYKPLWGKIFYLDLPSITICEKLQKDIKELGGRVEEFLSKDISYLVSNKKEAKYAQTLGRVSPVPSPESAYTAETTSPHPSHDGSSFKSQDRVCLSRGKLLAEKAVKDHDFIPTNSILSNALSWGVKILHIDDIRYYIEQKKKALTALKKSNASGRDAGKKAGSGIQKTRTGRLKKPFLKVEDVNRSYRPFYLQLPSMPCINYFLQKPCSPFEIEKSSSIQKQAQPKLRINTDGDKCGTPVQLQLKEKRKKGYCECCLQKYEDLETHLLSEKHRNFAQSNQYQVVDDIVSKLVFDFVEYERDTPKKKRIKYSVGSLSSVSANILKNTEPKEKLLLEPNFQKDVEESNGQLLEQNSQYEETQKPEEKLVFASEPTTYSSTGLKGCDGKPVSMLKASEPDLKQDCAQLPLQDNTLEGIHDGSEHKVTVDRNDGEQRVGTTPGVPQSCGQISHLSTESNLPQPKLTADIIPFSAKDLQDKDLHVVIGHDSDPVVALNTSKEHLTMKARTSPCSPQEPHECDTENMENLPCGKIQRKVRMLGQKKANVEPGAELDKKRTEYLPAHEDRTCGSPVQSLLDLFQTSGEKSEFLGFTSYTENSGICDVLDIWEEENSSSLLSTFFSSPSTSAFVGF; encoded by the exons ATGAGCCTGGAGACCATGAGGATCCACAGCAAAGCACCTCTCCCGG GTGGCAtccaagacaaaaatgaaaagaatagacCATCCTTGAAATCCCTGAAAGCTGATAATAGACTGGAAAAATCCAAATATAAGCCGCTTTGGGGGAAAATATTTTACCTTGACTTGCCTTCTATCACCATATGTGAGAAACTACAAAAAGATATAAAGGAACTTGGAGGG CGAGTTGAAGAATTTCTCAGCAAAGATATCAGTTatcttgtttcaaataaaaaggaagcaaagTATGCACAGACCTTGGGTCGAGTTTCTCCTGTACCAAGTCCAGAATCTGCATATACTGCAGAAACCACCTCTCCTCATCCCAGCCATGATGGAAGTTCCTTCAAGTCTCAAGACAGA GTGTGTTTGAGCCGAGGAAAGTTGTTAGCTGAAAAAGCTGTCAAGGATCAT gaTTTTATTCCCACTAATAGTATATTATCAAATGCCTTATCATGGGGAGTAAAGATTCTTCATATTGATG ACATTCGATACTACattgaacagaagaaaaaagcatTGACTGCACTCAAGAAATCAAATGCTTCTGGGAGGGATGCG ggtaAAAAAGCTGGTTCTGGAATACAAAAGACAAGAA CAGGGAGACTCAAGAAGCCTTTTTTAAAGGTTGAAGATGTGAACCG GTCTTACAGACCATTTTACCTTCAGCTCCCCAGCATGCCTTGCATAAACTACTTTCTTCAGAAGCCCTGCAGTCCGTTTGAAATAGAGAAGTCATCCAGCATCCAGAAACAAGCTCAGCCTAAACTCAG AATTAATACGGATGGCGATAAATGTGGAACCCCAGTTCAACTCCAgttgaaggaaaagagaaaaaaaggatattGTGAATGTTGCTTACAGAAATATGAAGATCTCGAAACT caccTTCTGAGTGAGAAACACAGGAACTTTGCACAGAGTAACCAGTATCAAGTTGTTGACGATATTGTATCTAAGTTAGTTTTTGATTTTGTGGAATATGAAAGAGATACTcctaaaaagaaaag aataaaatacagtgTTGGAtccctttcttctgtttctgcaaATATCCTGAAAAACACTGAACCAAAGGAGAAGCTACTATTGGAGCCCAATTTCCAGAAGGACGTAGAAGAAAGCAATGGGCAGCTGCTTGAGCAGAATTCTCAGTATGAAGAAACCCAGAAACCTGAAGAAAAGCTTGTGTTTGCTTCAGAGCCCACAACCTATTCTTCAACTGGATTGAAAGGATGTGATGGGAAACCAGTGAGCATGTTAAAGGCAAGTGAGCCTGACCTAAAGCAAGATTGTGCACAGCTACCTCTGCAAGACAACACTCTGGAAGGCATTCATGATGGTTCTGAACACAAGGTAACTGTAGATAGAAATGATGGAGAACAGAGAGTAGGTACCACTCCAGGTGTGCCACAGTCATGTGGACAAATTTCTCATCTCAGTACAGAAAGTAATCTACCCCAACCAAAATTAACTGCAGATATTATACCGTTTTCAGCAAAAGATCTGCAAGATAAGGACCTTCATGTTGTGATAGGTCATGATTCTGACCCCGTGGTGGCATTAAATACATCAAAAGAGCACCTAACAATGAAGGCGAGAACTTCACCCTGTAGTCCTCAGGAGCCTCATGAGTGTGACACTGAGAATATGGAGAATTTGCCTTGTGGTAAGATCCAGCGGAAAGTGAGAATGTTAgggcaaaagaaagcaaatgtggAACCAGGTGCTGAACTGGATAAAAAGAGAACTGAGTATCTTCCTGCACATGAAGACAGAACTTGTGGGTCACCAGTACAGTCTCTATTGGACCTTTTTCAGACAAGTGGGGAGAAATCAGAATTTTTAGGTTTTACAAGCTACACTGAAAACAGTGGAATATGTGATGTTTTAGATATTTGGGAGGAAGAAAATTCAAGTAGCCTGctgtcaacatttttttcttccccttcaacTTCTGCATTTGTTGGATTTTAG
- the Dbf4 gene encoding protein DBF4 homolog A isoform X2, giving the protein MSLETMRIHSKAPLPGGIQDKNEKNRPSLKSLKADNRLEKSKYKPLWGKIFYLDLPSITICEKLQKDIKELGGRVEEFLSKDISYLVSNKKEAKYAQTLGRVSPVPSPESAYTAETTSPHPSHDGSSFKSQDRVCLSRGKLLAEKAVKDHDFIPTNSILSNALSWGVKILHIDDIRYYIEQKKKALTALKKSNASGRDAGKKAGSGIQKTRRRLKKPFLKVEDVNRSYRPFYLQLPSMPCINYFLQKPCSPFEIEKSSSIQKQAQPKLRINTDGDKCGTPVQLQLKEKRKKGYCECCLQKYEDLETHLLSEKHRNFAQSNQYQVVDDIVSKLVFDFVEYERDTPKKKRIKYSVGSLSSVSANILKNTEPKEKLLLEPNFQKDVEESNGQLLEQNSQYEETQKPEEKLVFASEPTTYSSTGLKGCDGKPVSMLKASEPDLKQDCAQLPLQDNTLEGIHDGSEHKVTVDRNDGEQRVGTTPGVPQSCGQISHLSTESNLPQPKLTADIIPFSAKDLQDKDLHVVIGHDSDPVVALNTSKEHLTMKARTSPCSPQEPHECDTENMENLPCGKIQRKVRMLGQKKANVEPGAELDKKRTEYLPAHEDRTCGSPVQSLLDLFQTSGEKSEFLGFTSYTENSGICDVLDIWEEENSSSLLSTFFSSPSTSAFVGF; this is encoded by the exons ATGAGCCTGGAGACCATGAGGATCCACAGCAAAGCACCTCTCCCGG GTGGCAtccaagacaaaaatgaaaagaatagacCATCCTTGAAATCCCTGAAAGCTGATAATAGACTGGAAAAATCCAAATATAAGCCGCTTTGGGGGAAAATATTTTACCTTGACTTGCCTTCTATCACCATATGTGAGAAACTACAAAAAGATATAAAGGAACTTGGAGGG CGAGTTGAAGAATTTCTCAGCAAAGATATCAGTTatcttgtttcaaataaaaaggaagcaaagTATGCACAGACCTTGGGTCGAGTTTCTCCTGTACCAAGTCCAGAATCTGCATATACTGCAGAAACCACCTCTCCTCATCCCAGCCATGATGGAAGTTCCTTCAAGTCTCAAGACAGA GTGTGTTTGAGCCGAGGAAAGTTGTTAGCTGAAAAAGCTGTCAAGGATCAT gaTTTTATTCCCACTAATAGTATATTATCAAATGCCTTATCATGGGGAGTAAAGATTCTTCATATTGATG ACATTCGATACTACattgaacagaagaaaaaagcatTGACTGCACTCAAGAAATCAAATGCTTCTGGGAGGGATGCG ggtaAAAAAGCTGGTTCTGGAATACAAAAGACAAGAA GGAGACTCAAGAAGCCTTTTTTAAAGGTTGAAGATGTGAACCG GTCTTACAGACCATTTTACCTTCAGCTCCCCAGCATGCCTTGCATAAACTACTTTCTTCAGAAGCCCTGCAGTCCGTTTGAAATAGAGAAGTCATCCAGCATCCAGAAACAAGCTCAGCCTAAACTCAG AATTAATACGGATGGCGATAAATGTGGAACCCCAGTTCAACTCCAgttgaaggaaaagagaaaaaaaggatattGTGAATGTTGCTTACAGAAATATGAAGATCTCGAAACT caccTTCTGAGTGAGAAACACAGGAACTTTGCACAGAGTAACCAGTATCAAGTTGTTGACGATATTGTATCTAAGTTAGTTTTTGATTTTGTGGAATATGAAAGAGATACTcctaaaaagaaaag aataaaatacagtgTTGGAtccctttcttctgtttctgcaaATATCCTGAAAAACACTGAACCAAAGGAGAAGCTACTATTGGAGCCCAATTTCCAGAAGGACGTAGAAGAAAGCAATGGGCAGCTGCTTGAGCAGAATTCTCAGTATGAAGAAACCCAGAAACCTGAAGAAAAGCTTGTGTTTGCTTCAGAGCCCACAACCTATTCTTCAACTGGATTGAAAGGATGTGATGGGAAACCAGTGAGCATGTTAAAGGCAAGTGAGCCTGACCTAAAGCAAGATTGTGCACAGCTACCTCTGCAAGACAACACTCTGGAAGGCATTCATGATGGTTCTGAACACAAGGTAACTGTAGATAGAAATGATGGAGAACAGAGAGTAGGTACCACTCCAGGTGTGCCACAGTCATGTGGACAAATTTCTCATCTCAGTACAGAAAGTAATCTACCCCAACCAAAATTAACTGCAGATATTATACCGTTTTCAGCAAAAGATCTGCAAGATAAGGACCTTCATGTTGTGATAGGTCATGATTCTGACCCCGTGGTGGCATTAAATACATCAAAAGAGCACCTAACAATGAAGGCGAGAACTTCACCCTGTAGTCCTCAGGAGCCTCATGAGTGTGACACTGAGAATATGGAGAATTTGCCTTGTGGTAAGATCCAGCGGAAAGTGAGAATGTTAgggcaaaagaaagcaaatgtggAACCAGGTGCTGAACTGGATAAAAAGAGAACTGAGTATCTTCCTGCACATGAAGACAGAACTTGTGGGTCACCAGTACAGTCTCTATTGGACCTTTTTCAGACAAGTGGGGAGAAATCAGAATTTTTAGGTTTTACAAGCTACACTGAAAACAGTGGAATATGTGATGTTTTAGATATTTGGGAGGAAGAAAATTCAAGTAGCCTGctgtcaacatttttttcttccccttcaacTTCTGCATTTGTTGGATTTTAG